One Dysidea avara chromosome 7, odDysAvar1.4, whole genome shotgun sequence genomic region harbors:
- the LOC136262467 gene encoding stimulated by retinoic acid gene 6 protein-like — MNSTLWMFLSEIVTDKDFSGNSTQQESTHCKDAFTESHLVAFFIVLYVYSIVVLILYCVIQKRSKLSPDCCYGHCGLPIPINLISETKDRWVYCAAFGMLANWFFQLTIGTGYSSTASSFSDAVYSASKLLFTMLSLPLNFFALIASIHGPLQPLSHLIGLIYSAVFFTTYMKPCAICIHYAHEEPRGIEFLETDTASWIVSCVPLLICNGIVLVYFVVRGVHALVLRLQKKPPPKQHSIDHYIGYVKNLVNNPQTDLRQSNQTAKQWLYTWDPYFKYSVLLLSVFVVIFVSLLVFSVQTAFLSLSAVYELKEFLIIDVEIKWTDVLETIYKVLSVLVFAIPLISFVMVVIPLVFSLATFRRHCKQLWHGDRSFIPGSRKSPTRLLTNAALLFGRQIAMAVWAWIFYAIILFILLTMLAMLIIGMVFSDTISNYVAHTITFILCTFGSGVLIYYCQVLLVYFVFADKSVLVDNRRLFHLYTFFFLFYNTVSGLMTTIRRIITSFLLTLFLLPRLDRPLVIAGWEWLDKGYASYLSYVQVEASYTNPVMNVFVHLVMAQIEGKSSSSSQSSSHPGVTNSSAAGGTAPLLAADELIDVNDMARRRWYLAYTLLRNPQLIELRRGPTTEYLSAGGSSVNNKNVDLKLTSGISLTEDYQV; from the exons GGATGCCTTCACTGAATCTCATTTAGTAGCCTTCTTCATTGTACTATATGTCTATTCA ATTGTTGTGTTAATACTCTACTGTGTTATTCAAAAGAGAAGTAAACTGAGCCCAGATTGCTGTTATGGACACTGTGGACTACCAAT ACCAATAAATTTGATCAGTGAGACTAAAGATCGCTGGGTGTATTGTGCAGCTTTTGGTATGCTGGCCAACTGGTTTTTCCAATTGACGATTGGTACTGGGTATTCAAGCACTGCAAGCAGTTTTTCTGATGCAGTTTATTCAG CTAGTAAACTCCTGTTCACTATGTTGAGCCTTCCCCTGAACTTTTTTGCTCTCATTGCATCAATACACGGTCCACTACAACCACTGTCTCATCTGATTGGGCTGATATATTCAGCTGTATT TTTTACTACCTATATGAAACCATGTGCAATTTGCATTCATTATGCACACGAGGAGCCACGAGGAATAGAA TTTTTAGAAACAGATACTGCATCATGGATTGTTAGTTGTGTTCCACTGCTAATATGTAATGGAATTGTGTTAGTCTACTTTGTTGTCAGAGGTGTTCACGCTTTGGTACTCCGCTTGCAAAAGAAG CCACCACCAAAACAACACTCCATAGATCACTATATTGGATATGTTAAAAATTTAGTAAACAA TCCTCAAACTGACCTGAGACAGTCTAACCAGACAGCAAAACAGTGGTTGTACACTTGGGATCCTT ACTTCAAGTATTCAGTTCTACTGTTATCAGTTTTTGTGGTTATATTTGTCAGCCTGTTGGTG TTTTCAGTTCAAACTGCCTTTTTATCATTAAGTGCTGTATATGAACTGAAGGAGTTTTTGATCATAGATGTTGAGATCAAGTGGACTGATGTTTTAGAGACTATCTACAAAGTGTTGT CGGTACTTGTGTTTGCAATACCACTGATTAGTTTTGTTATGGTGGTCATACCTTTGGTATTTTCACTGGCCACTTTTCG TCGTCACTGTAAGCAACTGTGGCATGGGGATAGAAGCTTCATCCCAGGATCCAGAAAGTCACCAACTAGGCTATTG ACCAATGCAGCATTGTTGTTTGGACGACAAATAGCAATGGCAGTCTGGG CATGGATATTCTATGCAATAATTCTATTCATCCTTCTAACAATGCTGGCAATGTTGATCATAGGAATGGTGTTTAGTGATACGATCTCGAATTATGTTGCCCATACCATCACCTTCATATT ATGTACATTTGGGTCTGGTGTGTTGATCTACTACTGCCAAGTGTTGCTTGTTTACTTTGTGTTCGCTGATAAATCTGTACTTGTGGATAACAG ACGTTTGTTTCATCTCTACACATTCTTTTTTCTGTTCTACAACACTGTGTCTGGACTTATGACAACGATTCGTCGTATCATTACCTCCTTTCTTCTGACATTGTTCCTTCTACCTCGTTTAGACCGTCCACTAGTGATTGCTGGTTGGGAGTGGCTGGATAAAG GTTACGCGTCCTACTTGTCTTATGTACAAGTGGAAGCTTCATATACTAACCCAGTAATGAATGTGTTTGTTCATTTGGTGATGGCACAAATTGAAGGGAAATCTTCAAGTAGCAGTCAATCATCCT CCCATCCTGGTGTTACCAATTCATCTGCTGCCGGCGGTACTGCCCCATTGTTGGCAGCTGATGAGCTAATAGATGTCAATGACATGGCAAGGAGGAGGTGGTATTTGGCATACACTCTGCTACGAAACCCTCAACTGATTGAGTTAAGGAGGGGACCCACCACTGAATATCTATCAGCTGGAGGTAGTAGTGTTAATAATAAGAATGTGGATCTAAAGCTGACCAGTGGAATATCACTGACAGAAGACTATCAAGTGTAA